The genome window GTTACAGAATCACCTGATGGCCATGACATGACTGTGTTGAAGAGCAGGTGTATAATTGTAACGTTTCGTGTTTTTGTTGTCAGAGCCTGCTGTCCGACACCAGCGTAGTCCTTCTGATCCTCCATCTACACACCCCCATGAAGGCTTGAGAGGGTCTGAGGATCCCTTAACCGGGCCTTCCGTAGAGGCCTAAGTTTTGCCTTGCCTGATCAGTCCTGCTCAGAGGCACCAGCATGGAGTGGCCGGCATCGTCTTTGGAGCGGGACCTGGGAGTGGACTACCGGCAAGTGGGGCCAGGATCGCGCCCCCGTGAGCTGGTGGCCCTGGTCCCTGTCCGCTGGGTGTTGGCGCTGCGGGAGAGGAGGGTGACGCGCTGCGCTCGCTACGAAGGCACGGGTGAGATGGAAGTGCGCGCCCTGCTCCAGCGCTCCCAGGCGAAGCTGCCTCCTGGCTGGACGCGTGTCTGCATACAGGCTCTGAGGAAGAGCCGGCTGGGCTACAGACTGACTGTGGAGCCCAATGGCCTGGATGAGGCCTTCTCCAAGGATTCCTTCCTCAGGATAATGCAGGGGGTATCGGAGCATAATTTCAGGTATTCCTCTTAGCCACAAGCCCTTCCCTTGTTTGTTCTTTTGTACTGCAGTAGTTGAGTACTGATTCATTGTGTACTGGGGACAGTTACACTGGTTGAGTTCAACTTGTAAGGggtgtgttttccattttttttaaatttatttatatttagaatCTCAATGTGTGTCATAGTTTGCTATGACAGTGCCCGCACACCCCAAACCTgtacacagcgagtagcgctgctgtgtcaaAGGGCccggggtggtgcgagaggacttgggtttgattttcgcttagtttgtgtggagtttgtatgttttccctgtgtctgcatgggtttcctctggatgctctggtttcttcccacagtccaaagacaatatgttcaggttcccccatagtgtttgagtgacagagagagtgtgttacactggtgtatgggtgagtgacccagtgtaagtagtgtatcttatTAGACAATGTTTTTATTGACAGACgtacaaaaaaatctttctttgtTAAACAATGCCAGTTATTGGTGCTGGGTGTCCTATGTTGTACTGTATAGTTTTGGCTCAGCACTGTTTCAGGATGGACCGTTGAATGAAGGTTTTACTAAAACACATTGTAAATTCTTATAACGATTGCTTATAGCACAGTCTGTATTGTATTTTGAGAATTAGTCAGTTCCCTGCAGTGATGGAGCATTTATTTGGGTGACttctgttaaaaattaaagttacaTGAACAGTATGCGAGAACAATGCTGCACTCTGTTTGTCTCACTCTTCCAGGAACCTGTGGCGGGAGGCGTACCGTAGACACGTGCAGCCGTATGCGGGCGCTGCGAAGCACACACAGGTGGTAGCACTGGATGCTCTGCGTCGCTCGCTGCAGGCCCTCTTTGGCTGTCCCTTTCTGCCCACAGATCGAGTCTCCCCCTCACTGTCCCCAGCTAGGGAGAAGGAAAGGGACAGCCCATTTCCTGCCAGCATCCCAAGTTCAGAGGCCCAGGCCGACCGCCTTTGTCCCAACATCCTCCCTGCGGAGGGTCTGCTGGAGTCAGGGGAGGCATTGTATGTGGTATTGCCCTACGCACAGTACTCCCTCCATGACATAGTCACCTATAGCCCAGCGAAACTTGCCAACAGCCAGGCCAAGGTGCTATTTGTGCTGTACCAGGTGCTGATGGCAATGCGTGCCTTCCAGGCCTCGGGCCTGTCTTGCGGGGAGCTGTCCCTGCATGATGTGGCTGTGGACGAACAGCTCTGCAGTCGCGTGAAGGTCAACCTGGCTCATTATGAGGACTTGGCTGAGCACAAGGAGAAGGCTGAATGTGCTGCGGAGGTACTATTGCCTGGCAGCGCTCGACTGAGGGGCAGCAAGAGCAATGTGGGCAGTCAGCAGCAGTGCAAAGACTGCTGCGATAAGTTTAAGTCACTCGTCATGGATTGGGTTCACGGGCGGGTCAGTAACTTTGAGTATCTGATGGAGCTCAACCGCCTGGCAGGTAGGCGTGAGGGAGACCCAAACTATCACCCTGTCCTACCCTGGGTGGTGGACTTCACTGTACCCTTTGGGCGCTTCCGTGACCTTAGGAAGTCTAAATTCCGCCTTAACAAAGGTGACAAGCAGCTGGACTTCACTTACGAGATGACCAAAGAGGcactggcagcagcagctgccagTGGCAGTGCGGGGAGCAGTTTCGGAGGGGACCTTGGTGGGGCTGTCGGCTCCAGTGGAACAGGGCAGCAGGACCACCTTCACGTGCCACACCACATTTCTGATGTTCTGTCTGACATCACCTACTATGTATACAAGGCTCGGCAGACGCCCAAGTCAGTGCTTTGCAGTCACGTGCGCTCGCAGTGGGAGCCCAACGAGTATCCTGCAAGCATGGAGCGCATCCAGATCTGGACGCCCGACGAGTGCATACCGGAGTTCTATACGGACCCCTCCATTTTCCGCTCCATTCACCCAGATATGCCAGACCTTGACGTGCCATCTTGGTGCAACTCCTGCGAGGAGTTTGTGGAGGTTCACCGGCAGCTCCTGGAGAGCAGAGAAGTGTCCCAGCACTTGCACCACTGGATAGATCTCACGTTTGGCTACAAGCTCTCTGGAAAGGAGGCGGTGAAGGCCAAGAATGTTTGCCTGCACCTTGTtgacaaccacacacacttgGCCAGTTATGGTGTGGTGCAGCTTTTTGACCAGCCGCACCCTCCGCGCCTTGCCCCTTACCAGTATGCACCACCTGAACCCCCCCATCTGGGTTCAGCCTCCGGTTCCTATGCTACCTCCTGCAGGACCCTACCACTGGAGGCTGCAATGGATGGAGTTGACGGAATGGTCCCAGAGGCAACAGGCTGTGAGTCTAGTGCCTGGACCGTGGTGGGTCGCGATGAAGAGTTGGAAcaaggaatggaggcactggacTCCCTCGGCACCCCGTCAGGTGCCTCCACATCAACTGCCGTCCAGTTACCTTCAACTGGTGCTGTAAGCGCAAGACCATCTGGGGAACTCCAGGTCTTGGCCTTATCCCAGTCCCCAGTTACCTTTCCTTCAGATGTGACCTCCAGCACTGTGGGGTCTGGCCTCCGAGCTGGGGTCCTGCAGAGAGCTGGCACTGTGAACAGGAAGCACGGTGAAGGGAGTGTCAACGCAAGCCACTCGGATGACTTGAAGATCAATTTGCCAGATGGATTCAACGCCTTGCAGTCattggaggagctggagaagctcAACAACTTCCTGGTGAAGGGCCTTCGCACACAGCCTCAAGACTGTCTGAGGGAAGACCCCAAATTGGTGCTATCGGAGCCTCCCTCGTTCACTGATCTCTTCCAGAGGGACATGCAAGCCCTGGGTGTCCTGATTGCAGAGATCTTCTTCAGTTCCAAACTGCGCTGTTTGAAGCCTGATGCCCCCCTGAATGACCGTTTCCAGGCCGTCATGAAGCTTTGTTCGGCCAGCCTCCGTGATGTGCCCCTGGCCCTTCACCATGCCCTGGAGACCCTGTTGCCTCTCTACAAATATTCAGCGCTGCTCTCCCCTGCAGATTCACAGCTCAAAGTGCCGTGGCCTTTTCTATTCAAGTATGACCCAGTCTTCGAGGGCCTGCCTCCACCAAGCCCCTGGCAGCTGCTCAGTCCCATCCTGTCCCCCCTGCCCTTCCCTGCATATTTCCCTTCTCTCCACCGCTTTATCTTTTCCTACCAAGCCAAGATGGTGTCCACTGCTGCTGGTCAAGGCCGCGATACTGTCTTTCAGCTGTGGCAGCAACTGGAGACCCTGCTGCAGGGTGAGATCACAGCCGAGGGTCTAGAAATCCTGCTTCCCTTCGTGCTGGCGCTCATGTTGGAGGAGTCCACAGCTGTATATGCCGCCTGGTATCTGTTCGAACCCATTTCACGGGCTCTGGGTCCGCGCAACTCCACCAAGTGCCTGCTGAAGCCCCTGGTGGGTGTGTACGAGAGCCCCCGCTGTCTGCGAGGACGCTTCTACCTGTACACAGATTGCTTCGTGCTGCAGCTCATTGTGCGCCTTGGCCTGCAGCCCTTCCTTTCCTGCTTGCTGCCCCATGTGCTGCAGGTCCTCATCGGCTTCAAGGGCTGCAGTGGTGCGGCCAGTGGGCAGTGGGATAGCCGCAAAGCTCAGAGTGCCGGGGTGGGAGCCCttggggaggaagaggaggaggagtatGAAGGGGTAGAGGGGGGTCTGTCTGCAGGGCCCATGACTGGGAAGGCAGGAGCAGGCGGTAGTGGGAGTGGCAGTGTGGGAGACCCAGGGTTAGTTGACTACTCTTCAGGGATCAGCCTTAATGACCAGGTCTTCCTGTCCGAGGGTGAGGACTTCCAGGACGGATTCTACGTGAGCAATGGCTCGGCGCCTAGCACATTGCCGGGAAAGCGGCAACACCAGAACTCGGACCAGGAGTCCTTGAGTGTGGGGAAGCTGAGTGACAAGAGCAGCTCCAGTGAGGCGTCAGCCGGCGACGCTGACTCCACCCGGGACCGGGCCAGCTTGAAATCGGCGGACAGCAGCCAAGACCTAAAGCAGGCCAGTGAGGGTGAGGAAGGAGGCGACgtagaggaagaggagggagaagagggCAAGAGGGGGGCAGGCAGCATCCCAAGCCTGGAGCTCACGCTCTCTGGATGTACCGAGGGCTCTGGAACCACAGTGGCCACCCTGGAAGGCCATGATGTGAATGGGATGGAACATGGAGAAGCGGAAAAAGACTTGGTAGATGAGGTAGAGgaagaggacgaggaggaggaggaggaggagcacgaTCTGACTGAAGACTTTGAGAAGAAAGAGCACAAGATATTGATGGgtgagtctgtgtgtgctgAAGTGTTGTCTCTTGACCTCATGCCCAGCACTTCCCATCATGCTCTCTGAACTGCATATCCTGTGCAGTCTTATTGGTGGTTAAAATATATTGCATGAAGTTTTTTTGCATGGAATTTTAATAACtagaatttttttctactaCTGTGGTTAATGTTTGTTTCTGAAGGGGAAGTTCATTCTTTTGTAGGTGAGTGTGTGTTGCTACAGACAGACAAATGTTATTGTACTGCTTTCTATGCTCTCAGTCAGTTTTGGATCCTTCAAGATCAAGTCAAAACAGTTTGGCCTATAATCTGCAAtcctactttttatttatttctcttctttttccaattcattattaaatgattttttttttttttatgtcttcagACCAAGTTCTTTCCATTGCtagctattatttttattattttaatcgGTGCAAGTGTGTTTTGTCTCGGGGCATATTCTATGACGACGTCCACTGTGTGTGTCGGTGTCACACAACGTTACGCTGTAGTGTTCGCATCGCTAGGCAGCTGTGGGTTTCTTCCTTTCTGCAGACACTGTGTGTAAGACTGTGCGATGGCTGGTGGCAAAGCTGGGGCCCACAGTGACATCGCGGTATGTGGCCCGCACCCTCCTCCGTCTCCTCACCACCTGCTACATTGGTGAGTGCGGCAGCCCGTAGGAACATCGTTTCCCTCACGCTTGTAGCGACAAGGCCCTTAAACCCTTCACAATTTTGTCGTGCTTCTAAAATTCTGAATATTTCATGGCATTTGCACTACAGTCCCTCTACTGTCCTCCTGAGGTGGTAGCAAGTTCTCGAGGCCCTTTACAGCCTTcgtgggtctgtgtgtgtgttcttgtgtgtttgatgctgtgtgtgcacatgtgtagTCAATTCAACCTGTAtgtgtacaacagcagcagcagcagcaccgacCCACTCTTCCTGCCTTTCCTGTCCCTCTCCAGGTTCAGATCAGCATCAGTTTGTACCCAGCGCATCAGAGGAGGGCAGTCTGGAGAGTGTAGGCAGTGTGTATGAAAAGCGCCCCATTGTGGGGGACCAGACCGCGGGCCCAGTTCTTGACTGTCTTATTTACATCGCACACTTGTACGGAGAGCCTGTGTTCACCTACCAGTACCTGCCCTACATTGGATACCTGGTAACATACAGCTACCATCTTCTGTTCGCAATGCGGCGCCACACACGCTGTCACCGGTTCATTTCAGTAACTGTTACACCGTGTGCTGTAGCCAAGATAAGTGTCAGTAAGGGGACATCACTGTAAactaaaaataactaaaatgtaAGCATTCGTGAATGATGCAAAATATAGGATTTTCTATGTGGTGGACAGTGTTACCTTTGAAAGGTACCTTAGTTTGAGGAGAATCTcgtgcaactgcttgtcagctGTCGTAGGTAACATCTGGCAAagtgctcttcctcttcctgtgtgtCACCTGAGCCGATCCTTCTTTAGGTGTCGCCGCCCTCCTCTTGCCGCCTCAACACACGCAAAGAAGCAGGACTGCTGGGGGCGGTGGTGCTGACCCAGAAGATCATCGTGTTCCTGTCAGACACCACGCTAATGGACATGTTGATGAAGATCAACCAGGatgtgctgctgcctctgttgGACCTGCTCACCACTCCCAAGATGGGGTGCGACCTTCGTACAACTTGAGTTTCTGGAGCTCCGAATGTACGCGCAAGTGAGAACACGCTGACCTGCAACGGGAAACCGTCTCGCTTCCCCTCCAGGTTTCCCAGCGGTGTGCAGACACGTTCCGCAGTGTGTCTGAAGACCCTCAGCCTTATGGCCCTCATCTGCCTGCGCATCGGCCGGGAGATGGTGCAGCAACACATGTCTGACACCCTCAGCCGCTTCTTCCAGGTCTTCTCCCTGCTGCATGATATCCAGGCACAGGTAGCGCTCTTACCACGAATTTGGTGTTTGTGAACGGAATTGCTGCAGGGGATGAGTTCTTGTATACAGGGACTTCCTGTGAATAATGTGTCCTCCTGTATGCAGGGCTATTTAACTCAGTACCTTGAGGCGTGCTTTTTTGTTCTAGCTGAGCTTTTAATTACTCACTTTAGATTTGGATTGTCGCTGAATGTGTCCCCAGATTCAAATCACGTTAAGCACAGTGCTTTGTTTGAACTCCCTGACCTTTCCCAATGACGATTAACCAAATTAGCATTGGCAGCAGAAAAACTGTATTAAGActggtggtatggtggcacagtgggttgcgctggtgcctcatagaGCTCTGCATTCCAGCGCAGGTTTGAATCGACTTAgactggagtttgcatgttacatttatgttacatctattaatttagaTTTTGCTTTCCCCTGAGCAGCTTGAAGTCTTAAGGTACTTGCACTGTTTTGCCAATTCATACAGTAGGATAATATTggctggagcagtttagggtaagttgctcaagggtactaaagcagaaggtgggattcaaacctaggttcTTGGAACGGCGGGTGGTAGCTTTAACCATTATGTCACCTGCTCCTCCTACTACCTGCTTGCTACCTCTACTACGCACTGTCCCGAGTTCTCACCatgtttgcttgggtttccaCCGGGTTCTTCTAGCAGTCCGTACGTATGTGTTTCAGTTTGATTGGTATTAACATTAACTAATCACGTGACCTTTACTCCATTGCAGGTGGACACGGCCATCCATCGGGAAATTGGAGACTGCACAGTGCTGGACCTCGTTTCTCCTGGAGGGTTAGAGGTCACATACGAGCTAGCAGTGTTGCAGGAGCTCCAGGCTGTGTTCAGTGCAGAGATGGCCTATGCTGCATATATCCCCTTCTACTGTCTCATTGGTGAGATGCGAGCGCAGTGCTGTGAGAGAATGTCTACGTTAAGTGCGGACCTTCAACGGTGGTACGCTTGCTCTCTAATTGTGGCGTTGTGGTGAATTTCCACACCCCCCTGCCCTCCTTTGCACAGGTGACAATGCAATCCGGAAGCTGGTTCCAAACCATGAGCTGGTCTGGCGTTTGGCTCAGTCTTACCACGAGCGGGTCAGTCCAGGGACTCCTGGAAGCACCGTGGCTGCAGGGCCGAAACTCGAGCCTCCTCCTTCTACCTCCCCTTACCCTGTGGGCTTGTCTCCTTGCCTGGGTGCCAGGTTGGGCCGCAGCCCCTTCCCTGCTCCCTCCTCCGCCTCCACCCCTGTGAGTGGAGACTCCCTCCCGGAGTCAGGCACATTTGGCAGCCACCTGGTGGGGAACAGGATCCAGTTGGCGCGAGACTTCGAGTCCGGGGGCAGCCCTGGCCTGCTCGACAGCTGGGGCCGTCAGAACCCAGGCCACCTGGCCCAGGTTTCCCTGCCTGCCGGcccttctttctcttcttcttcagccTCTTCCTGGGTACTGGGCCCGACACCAGAGGACAGCGCTCTGAAGCAGGATCTTCCACGCAGCGGGCGTGCACTCCAGGGCAACTGGCTGGCTCACTGGCAGTATGAAATTGGACTGAACCAGCAGGATCCACACTTCCGCTTCCACCAGATCCGTTTGCAGAGTTTTCTGGGGCACTCTGGCACAGCAAAATGCCTAGCACCACTGTCTGGGGAGGACTATTTCCTTTCGGGAAGCAAGGACAAGACCGTGCGTTTGTGGCCGCTATACAACCGAGGGGACGGCACCCATGAGGCCGAGCCACGCCTCATCTACACAGAGCACCGCAAGTCTGTCTTCTACGTGGGTCAGCTGGAGGCGCTACAGGAAGTAGTCAGCTGTGATGGCACAGTGCATTTGTGGGACCAGTTCACAGGTGAGGAACAGGCTGCGTCCCCCAGGTGATCATAGTAGTTGTTTTTGGTTTCTGAGACGTAATGGCAGATTACGTGTCTACTGATTACACGGTTACGTCTCTGGTCCGTCTTTCTGTAGGAAAGCATATTCGCTCATACGAGGCACTAGACGGAAAGAACCCCATCACGGCTGTGACCACCATGCCAGCCCCACACTGCAGCGTCGTGTTTGGTAGCGCAGACTCTGTGCTCCGCTTCATCGACCCGCGAAAACCCGGCCTTCAGGTACTGGCAGAACAGTTGAGACGTTGACCCATTTTTCTGAGTTGCGTCTCATTATTATGAGCTGTTAGGAATGGACTGTTACTCTACCCTGTGATGTTCCTGCAGCTGAAGGAAGGTGCTAACTACAGTTAACTGTGTTGATTGTTTCACCTCTTGCCTGCAGCATGAGTTTCGCTTAGCCTACAGCAACATGAGCGCCGGCCTGATACGCTACCTGGCTGTGAGCCCTAGTGGGCGCACTGTGGCAGCTGGCTTCTCTTCAGGTTTCATTGTTTTGCTGGATGCACGGACGGGCCTGGTGCTTCGAGGCTGGCCTGCTCATGAAGGGGACATCCTGCATATGAAGGTGAGGGACCACTAGGTCACCTGTTGCCTTGAGTATCTGCGCCAGTCTTTCTGCGTCTTGGCCGTTGCATTGCGCGGGTTGTTGGATTTGTGTCCCCGCGTGTACGTACGTATGTACGCATTTTAAACTTTATACtgttgtttgtgt of Scleropages formosus chromosome 10, fSclFor1.1, whole genome shotgun sequence contains these proteins:
- the wdr81 gene encoding WD repeat-containing protein 81: MEWPASSLERDLGVDYRQVGPGSRPRELVALVPVRWVLALRERRVTRCARYEGTGEMEVRALLQRSQAKLPPGWTRVCIQALRKSRLGYRLTVEPNGLDEAFSKDSFLRIMQGVSEHNFRNLWREAYRRHVQPYAGAAKHTQVVALDALRRSLQALFGCPFLPTDRVSPSLSPAREKERDSPFPASIPSSEAQADRLCPNILPAEGLLESGEALYVVLPYAQYSLHDIVTYSPAKLANSQAKVLFVLYQVLMAMRAFQASGLSCGELSLHDVAVDEQLCSRVKVNLAHYEDLAEHKEKAECAAEVLLPGSARLRGSKSNVGSQQQCKDCCDKFKSLVMDWVHGRVSNFEYLMELNRLAGRREGDPNYHPVLPWVVDFTVPFGRFRDLRKSKFRLNKGDKQLDFTYEMTKEALAAAAASGSAGSSFGGDLGGAVGSSGTGQQDHLHVPHHISDVLSDITYYVYKARQTPKSVLCSHVRSQWEPNEYPASMERIQIWTPDECIPEFYTDPSIFRSIHPDMPDLDVPSWCNSCEEFVEVHRQLLESREVSQHLHHWIDLTFGYKLSGKEAVKAKNVCLHLVDNHTHLASYGVVQLFDQPHPPRLAPYQYAPPEPPHLGSASGSYATSCRTLPLEAAMDGVDGMVPEATGCESSAWTVVGRDEELEQGMEALDSLGTPSGASTSTAVQLPSTGAVSARPSGELQVLALSQSPVTFPSDVTSSTVGSGLRAGVLQRAGTVNRKHGEGSVNASHSDDLKINLPDGFNALQSLEELEKLNNFLVKGLRTQPQDCLREDPKLVLSEPPSFTDLFQRDMQALGVLIAEIFFSSKLRCLKPDAPLNDRFQAVMKLCSASLRDVPLALHHALETLLPLYKYSALLSPADSQLKVPWPFLFKYDPVFEGLPPPSPWQLLSPILSPLPFPAYFPSLHRFIFSYQAKMVSTAAGQGRDTVFQLWQQLETLLQGEITAEGLEILLPFVLALMLEESTAVYAAWYLFEPISRALGPRNSTKCLLKPLVGVYESPRCLRGRFYLYTDCFVLQLIVRLGLQPFLSCLLPHVLQVLIGFKGCSGAASGQWDSRKAQSAGVGALGEEEEEEYEGVEGGLSAGPMTGKAGAGGSGSGSVGDPGLVDYSSGISLNDQVFLSEGEDFQDGFYVSNGSAPSTLPGKRQHQNSDQESLSVGKLSDKSSSSEASAGDADSTRDRASLKSADSSQDLKQASEGEEGGDVEEEEGEEGKRGAGSIPSLELTLSGCTEGSGTTVATLEGHDVNGMEHGEAEKDLVDEVEEEDEEEEEEEHDLTEDFEKKEHKILMDTVCKTVRWLVAKLGPTVTSRYVARTLLRLLTTCYIGSDQHQFVPSASEEGSLESVGSVYEKRPIVGDQTAGPVLDCLIYIAHLYGEPVFTYQYLPYIGYLVSPPSSCRLNTRKEAGLLGAVVLTQKIIVFLSDTTLMDMLMKINQDVLLPLLDLLTTPKMGFPSGVQTRSAVCLKTLSLMALICLRIGREMVQQHMSDTLSRFFQVFSLLHDIQAQVDTAIHREIGDCTVLDLVSPGGLEVTYELAVLQELQAVFSAEMAYAAYIPFYCLIGDNAIRKLVPNHELVWRLAQSYHERVSPGTPGSTVAAGPKLEPPPSTSPYPVGLSPCLGARLGRSPFPAPSSASTPVSGDSLPESGTFGSHLVGNRIQLARDFESGGSPGLLDSWGRQNPGHLAQVSLPAGPSFSSSSASSWVLGPTPEDSALKQDLPRSGRALQGNWLAHWQYEIGLNQQDPHFRFHQIRLQSFLGHSGTAKCLAPLSGEDYFLSGSKDKTVRLWPLYNRGDGTHEAEPRLIYTEHRKSVFYVGQLEALQEVVSCDGTVHLWDQFTGKHIRSYEALDGKNPITAVTTMPAPHCSVVFGSADSVLRFIDPRKPGLQHEFRLAYSNMSAGLIRYLAVSPSGRTVAAGFSSGFIVLLDARTGLVLRGWPAHEGDILHMKAVEGNLVLSSSTDHTLTVWKDLENKPLHQYKSPSDPIHAFDLYGSEIVAGTVANKICVYTMMDISAGPASSTKLSSENFRGTLTSLAVLPTKRLLLLGSENGAIRLLA